The Brachyhypopomus gauderio isolate BG-103 chromosome 17, BGAUD_0.2, whole genome shotgun sequence genome includes a window with the following:
- the itpka gene encoding inositol-trisphosphate 3-kinase A isoform X1, whose translation MPKERRRSLREAVIHRSSPIIDGAGRERDGCFSSTHICNDSPQMAEHSSTSEQSGFVSDVNLVGGRLVPQVTITSDGEGSARQIELADLDAVNGALRRKLSNSSISSTGSSIILEESEDDIISDSETKSKGIVTLEHLGDTVEQARPWWKLKTVVHWPLVASQRKRLSWIQLAGHKGSFKAGEEGTVLKKFSENERLCFEQLSGDVLQSFVPTYHGVVERDGELYLQMNDLLTSFDGPNVMDCKMGMRTYLEEELVRARENPKLRRDLYKKMVEVDEQAPTAEEHRQQAVTKPRYMQWRETLSSTNTLGFRIEGIKKADGTCHTDFKKTRSREDVVQVFKDFVCGNGSIIGSYIRRLQDIRHTLKASQFFMKHEVIGSSLLFIHDCTERTEVWLIDFGKTTALLDGQTLDHCSPWQEGNREDGYLWGLDNLLQTLTSLTTEDL comes from the exons ATGCCGAAAGAGAGGCGGAGGTCGTTGAGGGAGGCCGTGATCCACAGGTCGTCTCCGATCATCGACGGAGCAGGCAGAGAGCGCGACGGCTGCTTCTCATCAACACACATTTGTAATGATAGCCCGCAAATGGCGGAACACAGCTCCACAAGTGAGCAATCGGGATTTGTGTCCGATGTCAACCTAGTGGGAGGACGTCTTGTCCCGCAGGTGACCATTACCTCCGACGGCGAAGGAAGCGCACGTCAGATTGAACTGGCGGACCTGGACGCGGTGAACGGAGCGCTACGCCGTAAACTGTCAAATTCTTCCATTTCGTCGACTGGCTCCTCTATAATATTAGAAGAGTCAGAAGATGACATAATCAGTGACAGCGAAACAAAAAGCAAAGGAATCGTTACTTTGGAGCATTTGGGAGACACGGTAGAG CAGGCCAGACCCTGGTGGAAGTTGAAGACAGTTGTCCACTGGCCTTTAGTGGCTTCACAGAGAAAACGTCTGTCTTGGATTCAGTTAGCGGGTCATAAAG GCAGCTTCAAGGCTGGCGAGGAGGGCACCGTCCTGAAGAAGTTCTCTGAGAACGAGAGGCTGTGCTTCGAGCAGCTGAGTGGCGACGTGCTGCAGAGCTTCGTGCCCACCTATCATGGTGTGGTAGAGAGGGATGGGGAACTCTACCTGCAGATGAACGACCTCCTCACCAGCTTCGATGGACCGAATGTCATGGACTGCAAGATGGGAATGAG GACTTATCTGGAAGAGGAGCTGGTGCGCGCCAGGGAGAATCCCAAGTTACGGCGGGACTTGTATAAGAagatggtggaggtggatgaGCAGGCACCCACAGCCGAGGAGCACAGACAGCAGGCCGTGACCAAGCCACGCTACATGCAGTGGAGGGAGACGCTCAGTTCCACCAACACGCTGGGCTTCCGCATCGAGGGAATCAAG AAAGCAGATGGAACCTGTCACACAGACTTTAAGAAGACCCGGTCGAGGGAAGATGTCGTACAGGTCTTCAAGGACTTTGTTTGTGGGAATGGAAGCATAATC GGCTCCTACATTAGGAGACTGCAGGACATCAGACACACTCTGAAGGCTTCTCAGTTCTTCATGAAACACGAG GTCATCGGGAGTTCGCTGTTGTTCATCCACGACTGCACAGAGCGTACGGAGGTGTGGCTCATTGACTTTGGCAAGACCACAGCCCTTCTGGACGGGCAGACCCTGGACCACTGCAGCCCCTGGCAGGAGGGGAACCGAGAAGATGGGTACTTATGGGGCCTAGACAACCTGCTGCAGACCCTCACCTCACTCACCACAGAGGACTTATAG
- the itpka gene encoding inositol-trisphosphate 3-kinase A isoform X2, whose amino-acid sequence MPKERRRSLREAVIHRSSPIIDGAGRERDGCFSSTHICNDSPQMAEHSSTSEQSGFVSDVNLVGGRLVPQVTITSDGEGSARQIELADLDAVNGALRRKLSNSSISSTGSSIILEESEDDIISDSETKSKGIVTLEHLGDTVEARPWWKLKTVVHWPLVASQRKRLSWIQLAGHKGSFKAGEEGTVLKKFSENERLCFEQLSGDVLQSFVPTYHGVVERDGELYLQMNDLLTSFDGPNVMDCKMGMRTYLEEELVRARENPKLRRDLYKKMVEVDEQAPTAEEHRQQAVTKPRYMQWRETLSSTNTLGFRIEGIKKADGTCHTDFKKTRSREDVVQVFKDFVCGNGSIIGSYIRRLQDIRHTLKASQFFMKHEVIGSSLLFIHDCTERTEVWLIDFGKTTALLDGQTLDHCSPWQEGNREDGYLWGLDNLLQTLTSLTTEDL is encoded by the exons ATGCCGAAAGAGAGGCGGAGGTCGTTGAGGGAGGCCGTGATCCACAGGTCGTCTCCGATCATCGACGGAGCAGGCAGAGAGCGCGACGGCTGCTTCTCATCAACACACATTTGTAATGATAGCCCGCAAATGGCGGAACACAGCTCCACAAGTGAGCAATCGGGATTTGTGTCCGATGTCAACCTAGTGGGAGGACGTCTTGTCCCGCAGGTGACCATTACCTCCGACGGCGAAGGAAGCGCACGTCAGATTGAACTGGCGGACCTGGACGCGGTGAACGGAGCGCTACGCCGTAAACTGTCAAATTCTTCCATTTCGTCGACTGGCTCCTCTATAATATTAGAAGAGTCAGAAGATGACATAATCAGTGACAGCGAAACAAAAAGCAAAGGAATCGTTACTTTGGAGCATTTGGGAGACACGGTAGAG GCCAGACCCTGGTGGAAGTTGAAGACAGTTGTCCACTGGCCTTTAGTGGCTTCACAGAGAAAACGTCTGTCTTGGATTCAGTTAGCGGGTCATAAAG GCAGCTTCAAGGCTGGCGAGGAGGGCACCGTCCTGAAGAAGTTCTCTGAGAACGAGAGGCTGTGCTTCGAGCAGCTGAGTGGCGACGTGCTGCAGAGCTTCGTGCCCACCTATCATGGTGTGGTAGAGAGGGATGGGGAACTCTACCTGCAGATGAACGACCTCCTCACCAGCTTCGATGGACCGAATGTCATGGACTGCAAGATGGGAATGAG GACTTATCTGGAAGAGGAGCTGGTGCGCGCCAGGGAGAATCCCAAGTTACGGCGGGACTTGTATAAGAagatggtggaggtggatgaGCAGGCACCCACAGCCGAGGAGCACAGACAGCAGGCCGTGACCAAGCCACGCTACATGCAGTGGAGGGAGACGCTCAGTTCCACCAACACGCTGGGCTTCCGCATCGAGGGAATCAAG AAAGCAGATGGAACCTGTCACACAGACTTTAAGAAGACCCGGTCGAGGGAAGATGTCGTACAGGTCTTCAAGGACTTTGTTTGTGGGAATGGAAGCATAATC GGCTCCTACATTAGGAGACTGCAGGACATCAGACACACTCTGAAGGCTTCTCAGTTCTTCATGAAACACGAG GTCATCGGGAGTTCGCTGTTGTTCATCCACGACTGCACAGAGCGTACGGAGGTGTGGCTCATTGACTTTGGCAAGACCACAGCCCTTCTGGACGGGCAGACCCTGGACCACTGCAGCCCCTGGCAGGAGGGGAACCGAGAAGATGGGTACTTATGGGGCCTAGACAACCTGCTGCAGACCCTCACCTCACTCACCACAGAGGACTTATAG